A genomic region of Nostoc sp. UHCC 0702 contains the following coding sequences:
- a CDS encoding potassium channel family protein, which yields MLLSRKQTQIYLTDLETPVGKTINLVIAGLVLLSSGIFVAETYNIPDAVRFQLDVIDTTILIIFAVEYVIRLWSAENKLKYIFSFYAIVDLMAMLPYFIGLVDISFIRILRWFRILRLIRFIDKRFLLAGITSEDTVIFTRILFTLFAIIFVYSGLIYQVEHPVNAKVYSTFLDAFYFSVVTMTTVGFGDITPISELGRLLTVLMILTGVALVPWQVGDLIKRLVKNTNQVETVCSGCGLAFHDADAGFCKRCGTKLSINKS from the coding sequence TAGTTATTGCCGGACTGGTTTTACTATCATCAGGAATTTTTGTGGCTGAAACTTATAATATTCCTGATGCTGTCCGGTTTCAGTTGGATGTCATCGATACTACTATTTTGATAATTTTTGCAGTAGAGTATGTAATTCGCTTGTGGAGTGCAGAAAATAAACTTAAGTATATTTTTAGCTTTTATGCCATTGTTGACTTAATGGCAATGTTACCCTATTTCATAGGATTGGTAGATATCAGCTTTATCCGCATACTGCGCTGGTTCCGGATTTTACGCTTAATCAGGTTTATAGATAAAAGATTTTTATTAGCCGGCATCACTAGCGAAGATACTGTCATCTTTACAAGGATATTATTTACTTTATTTGCAATTATTTTTGTTTACTCTGGCTTAATTTATCAAGTTGAGCATCCTGTTAATGCTAAAGTTTACAGTACTTTTTTGGATGCTTTTTATTTCTCTGTCGTCACCATGACAACTGTGGGATTTGGTGATATTACGCCAATATCTGAATTAGGCCGCCTACTCACAGTATTGATGATTTTGACAGGTGTGGCACTAGTTCCTTGGCAAGTTGGTGATTTAATTAAGCGATTGGTGAAAAATACCAATCAGGTAGAAACAGTTTGTTCTGGTTGTGGTTTGGCTTTTCATGATGCTGATGCTGGGTTTTGTAAAAGGTGCGGAACTAAGTTGTCTATTAATAAATCTTAA